The following is a genomic window from Desulfosoma caldarium.
GCCTTGGCGTTGGCCACAATGGTGTCAAAGGCTTCTGCGACCTCTCGGGGCGAGGCCAGGTTGAGGCGGACGCCTTTGGCGTCGCTTTTGTGCAGAATCTGCGGCGAGACGATTTTCATCGCCACCGGAAAGGTGAGGCTGGCGGCGTAATCTACGGCCTCTTCCCGTGTTGACGCCACAAAGGACGGCAGGGTCTGAAAGCCGTAACAGCGCACCAACTCGGCCCCTTCCCATTCAGTCAACGCCATTCGGTTCTGCTGTAGCGCGGCTTCAATGATCAGCCGTGCCTTTTCCTTGTCGTGCTGCAAGGAAAACTGGGCAAGTTTTTGCCGATTTAGCCAACTGGAGTAACGGTACAGCGCGCCAAAAGCCTTGGCGGCATGCTCGGGAAACCGATACACGGGAAGGCCGTGTTCCTGAAGGACCTTGACGCCGGCCGAGACGTCAAAGATGCCCATGAAACAACACAGAATGGGTTTTTGAGTCCGCTGGTCGATCTTCACAATGGCCTTGGCGGTTTCCAAAGCGTTGGTCATGGACTGAGGGGTCAGAATTACCAAGGCGCCGTCCACCCCTTGGTCTTTGATGACGGCTTCTAGAGCTTTCTCGTATCGGTCTTGGGTGGCGTCCCCGATGACATCCACGGGGTTGTGTAAATTGGCCGTGGCGGGCAGATGGCTTTGCAGAGCTTCTACGGTTTCTTCGCGGAACCTAGCCAATTCCAAGCCGGATGAAATCGTCATGTCGGTGGCCACAATGCCCGGACCGCCGGCATTGGTCACAATGGCCACCTTGTTGCCCAAGGGCGTTTTTTTTCTGGCAAAGGCTCCGGCAAAATTAAACAATTCTTCGATGGAATCCACGCGAAGGATTCCTGCCTGCTTGAAAATAGCCTCGTAGACGGCTTCCGACCCGGCCAGGGATCCCGTGTGTGAGGCGGCAGCTTGAGCTCCGGCCACCGTGCGGCCCGATTTGATGACCAGAACTGGGGTCGGCCGATCCCCTGACGTGATTTCTTTGACCTCCTGAATGAATTCCGGACCTCGGCGCAGCTCTTCCAGGTAAATCATGATGACCTGCGTGTCTTCATCCTGGTGCAGGTAGCGCAGGAGATCCAATTCGTCCACATCGGCCTTGTTGCCGATGGAAATGAACTTGGAAAACCCGAAATCCCGTTCCGCGGCAAAGTCCAGAACCGACGTACACAAGGCACCACTTTGAGAAATAAAGGAAATATGGCCCGGGGCCGGCATACGGTTGGAGAAACTGGCGTTCATGCGCACCGAAGGATGTGGATTGATGACCCCGAGACAATTGGGCCCCACAAGGCGCATGCCCGCCTCACGGCACCGCGCCGCAATGCTTTCTTCAATGGCCCGCCCCTCTGGCCCGACCTCTCGAAAACCTGCGGACACAATGACAACAGCCTTGACCCCCTTTTGTGCTGCCTCATCCACCACAGCCAGCGCCGCTTTGGGCGGCACCACCAAAATGGCCAGCTCCACCGGATCGGGAATGTCCTTCAAGGTGGGATAGGCCTTGACGCTCAGCACCGAGCGTGCCGCAGGGTTGACGGGATAGAGGATTCCCGTGTAGCCGCCGCGTAAAATATTGGCAAAAAGATCATGACCGACCTTTCCGGGCACGGTCGATGCGCCCACAACGGCCACGGATTTCGGAGAAAAAATGGCATCCAAGCGTTCCATGAAACCTCCCTGATCATCATGGCGCCAGCTTCAGCGCCACATCAACGATTCCGTTCAAGACAGATGCTCAGGCGACCGTGCGCTGATCTCTTTTGGCGCAGGTCGCACAGCGCGATGCGCTCTTACGGCGTGCGCCGCTTCAACTGTACGCTTTGCCGCCCGGGCGGCTTATTCAAAAACTCCACGAAAGAAGGCCCTCGCAGTTCGCGTCCGGGGCAGCGACCTTGCGGGCCATGCCGACAACAACTTGATAAGTAATATTTTTTTTTTTCTTTCGAGCGTCCTTTTGTGTTAAGGCCTCTCACGAGGTGAGACGGGATGCCTGCATGACCACCTGGACCGTTCGCGTCCTTGGCCCGTCGTAGTCGCACAGAAAAATTCTTTGCCATGTGCCGAGAAGAAGTCGTCCCCGCTCCACAAGCACGGTCACGCTGGACCCTGTGAGCGTCGTCTTAATGTGGGCCGCCGCATTGCCTTCCATATGCTTGTAGTCGGCTTTCCATGGAATCAGGCGGTCCAACGTGCGGAGCACATCCTCCATGACCGCCGGATCCGCCCCTTCGTTGATGGTCACGCCCGCCGTGGTATGAGGGACGTAGACGCAGCAGATGCCGTCCTCTATGCCGCTTTCTCGAACCTTTTCGGCCACCAGGGCCGTCACGTCCACCGCGTCACTGCGCGCCGATGTCTTCACCTGAAAGCTCCACCGCTTCATGGGCCCCCTCCTTTTGCATCACTCCAAAACAAGGCGAGGCACATAAAGGCCCGCCGATGTCTGCACCAGTTCTTCCTCAGGCGCTATGGTCACCTCGTGGAGGCGTCGAAAATCGGATTCCAGATCATTGGTGATGAACTTATGGAAAACAGCACAGGCCATTTCCACGACTCGGTTCAGGATCGGGCTCAATCCCGAATCCTCGACGGTGCGCACATGCTCGGCCAAAGAGAAGATTTTTTCGGCCTCGTTAGGCTCATTGCTGTCCATGAGCCACCATAGAGCCAGTTCCTCCCAATGCTTGGCAAGAAGGCGACACGCCGTCAAAGGCAGAAGGCGCCGGGTGGCCGAGCGCAGAGCTTCCAGCACGCGCTCGCGCTTGAGATGCTCTGACACTTCAATGACGCTGTCCTGAAGCGTCCGCAAAGTGTGCACCACCGCTTCAAGAGCTAGCGAATCGGGGAAAAGGGACTCGTAGGGAATGATGGACACGTTTTGAGTGAGAAAATCCACAAGATCGTGCATCTCGATGTTTCTCAAGGGTGTCCGTCCCTTTTCTTCCCACAGCTGCACGAATAGGGGGCGTGCATCTTGCAGAGCGTGAGGTTGTAGGAGCTTTCGTGCCTTGGCCACATGAACCCTCTTCTCGTTGGGTAAGCGGCCCAATTCGGCCATAGTTTCCAACAGACGCGCCAAGTGGCCCAGAGGAATCTCATGGATTCGGCTTTCCATTTGTTCGGCGGCCTGGCGCAGCAACTTTCGAAAACTCTTTCGAGACATGGGAACCACAACAAGGTCATGAAAAACCAGCCCGGCGCCCAGCAGCAGCGAGACTCCGTAGGGCTGCCTCTCGTCCCTGGCATGCACAAAGGCGCCGTAGTGAAATAAGCCCTCTTTGACGCCGACAACCATGAAGCTCTCGTTTATCACCTCTTCGGCCTTGATGAGCACTACCGGGGTCGATTTTTCGGCCAACGTCAAAGGCTCAGGTTGCACAAAACCCTTTTGGCGAAATCGATAGGCAGCTTGGCGCACGATTCTTGCCAGGCGCTTGTCCCGAACGATGCCCTGCAGTTCACAAAAGGCGCGAAAACACACCGGGCTGCCTTCCAGACTCAAGGCTTCCAACAGGGCTGCCGCCAAGACTTCGCGCCGGGCCAAAGCCTGTTTCAGGCTTCTCAGACAATTCTCCAGGCTTGGTCCCTGTGGGTCCTGCATGCGAAGCCGGTCCATAAAAAAACTCAGTTCCGCTTTTTCGTTCTCGGAAAGCTTCAGTCCTTTTTTCGATTCCTTTTTCTTGCCCATGGCGACGCTCCTGTTTCACTCGCCTCTTGTTTTGTCCCTGCACGCTTCGTTTCAATGATTTTAGAGGTTATAGAACCTGCAGGCAAAGAAAAAGCCCCGGAAAACAAAGTTTCCGGGGCTCGATAAGCACACACTCTGTGGGAAGTTATTCTCGCTCTTGCGCCTCCTCTCGAGGCTCAATGATGAGCGAATCCGCCACCAATTCCCACAGGTATTTCACTTCCACGTCCATGAAATCATACTCTTTGCGCAAACTCTTCATGATCTGGTCGCGGCAGTTGTGACAGGGGGCGATGAGCAACTTGGCTCCGGTGTCTTTAATCTGCTTGGCCTTTACACGACCATAAAAGATGCGCTCTTCCACGTACGGAGACGCCCAGGCCCCGCCGCCTGCGCCACAACAAAAATTGTTGGCCCGATTCGGGTACATCTCCACGAAATTTTCACAGCACTGTTGCACCACCCACCGAGGTTCTTCGTAATAGCCATGCCCGAAGGCCCGCTCGCTTTTACGCCCATAGTTGCAGGGGTCATGGTAAGTGGTCAGTTCATGGTGAATGGACTTATCTACCTTGATGCGGCCTTCTTCCAGGTACTGCTTCAGGAGATCATGAACGCTGACAAACTTCACGCCTTCATCGGCAAACCACATTTGCAGACCAAGCCTGGTCGCATAATAGGCGTGCCCTCATTCAGGTAAGACCAGGTACTCGCACTCGAGTTCCTTGTAGTTTTGCACGATGCGCCCGACGATTTCCTTCATGGCCGCATCGTCGCCCGTAAATAAGCCCCAGTTGACCCCTTCCCAGTTTTTGGACGCCACCGTCCATGATTCATTGGCGGCGTAAAGAATGCGCCACCAGAACATCATGTCTTCGGGTTCCGCAAAGGGCTCCTTGGAATTGATGGTGAACAGATATTTAGCCCCCTTCTTGTCAATGGGCACTTCAAAACCGGGCAGCTCCTCGGCCAGTTCGGCAGCCAAGTCTTCCAGAAGATACCGGAAATCTTCCTCGGGAATCCCCACGTTGTTGCCGGTCTTAAGGCACATCTCCACACCTTTGTGCAACACGCCCGGCACTTTGTCCCGTTCACGCATGGCACGGGCAGACCGCAACAGCTTCAACAAATCAATGTTCATGGGACACGCATGCTCACACCGACCACACAAGGTGCAGACCCACGGAAACTTGGAATCCACCACCTCCTGGTCCAGGCCTAGAACGGCTAAACGCACCACCTTGCGCACATCCAGGCCGTCCACCCCTGTGACGGGACACCCGCCGGCACAGGTGCCGCACGTCAGGCACAGCTCGGCATATTGGCTCGCCAGCTTGCGCCTTTCTCGTTTCGTCAACAGCAACGGCTCCATCGTTCTCTCCCCTGACTCGGTTCCCGTTTCATCGTTTCCATCTATATCTAACACAAGACCAGCGCGCTTAAAAGTAATTTTTCCCCAAGGCCGCCTGTGAGGCTCGGCTAGTATTCGTTGGGCAAGGAGGCCAGTTTTTCCATGGAAAACACGGGGCCGTCTTTACACACGTATTCCGTGCCAATATTGCAGCGACCGCACATGCCGATGCCACACTTCATGCGCATTTCTAGACTGGTGAAAATGCGATCCGGTGGAAATCCCAAATCGGCCAATACGGGCAGCGTGAATTTGATCATGATGGGCGGGCCGCAGACGATGGCGTAGGCGTTGTCCGCGCTAGGCGCCTTTTCCTTGGTCACGGCCGGCACGAACCCCACGTTGTATTTCCACTGGGGATCGTCCGTGGCGTCCACCGTCAAATGCATGGTAATGTCGTCGCGCTTCTCCCAGGCCACCAGCTCGTCCTTGTAGAGCAGCATGCCGGGGTTGCGGGCTCCGTAGACCACCGTGATCTCACCATAGTCTCCGCGATGGGCAGGGTCCAGCATCCACACGATGGATGAACGCAAGGTGGTGAAAGCGAAACCGCCGCCGATGATGACCACGTTTTGACCTTTCATCTCGTCCCACGGATACCAATTGCCCAAAGGACCGCGCACGCCCATAACATCGCCCGGTTTCATGTTGTGCAAGTAACTCGTCACGCGGCCCACGCGGTTGACGGTGAACATGAGTAAGCCCTTTTCGGTGGGAGACGACGCGATGCCGATGGGCACTTCCCCTTGACCCGCCACAGACAGTTCGGCGAATTGTCCGGGTCTATAGTCAAAAGACGCCGCATCCTCCGGATTGAGAAACGCCAGCTTAAAGGTTTTCAGGTTCCGATCTTGAGTTTCCGTGATGATCTCTTGAATTTTCACAGGATAGGGCAGATAGGGATTCTTCACCTTGGTCCTCCGATCAATCCACCCGGGCAGCAGGTCTCATGGTCCTGACGGGCATGTCCGCGATTGGCTCTTTCCCGGGCTTTTCGACTTCCTTTTTGTGGGAGCGCCGCACAGCGGGAGTGGGTTCGCCGCATGTGCCACATCCCCATGGCACCTTTCCTAGCAGGCTCCTAGGTGGTCGGGCACACGCAGGACGCCGTCATCATACTCGCCACCCGTCGAATGTCGATGTTCACGGGGCAGTATTGAACACATCGGCCACAGCCGACACAGGCCGGCCCATTGCCGTATTTGTCCACATAGTACTTAAATTTGTGCATAAAACGCTGGCGTACTCGCTGCAGCTTTTGGTTTCTCGGGTTATGGCCAGATCCGTGCAAAGTGAACAGGGGGAACATGCATGAATCCCACAGGCGCACCCGCACGCCTTCATCACGATGCACCTCGTCTTGGATGTCAAAGCACCAACACGTGGGGCACAAAAAGGTGCAGGTGCCGCAGTTGATGCATGCAAACTGCACTTCCTCCCAAAAGGCTGCATTAAATAACTCGTTGGTGGCTTTGTCCCGCAGGGGATCGGTAAGAAAGAGCCGGGGAAGGCTCTTTTCGGCTTTTTCGGCGATGCTGCGTGCTTGAGAGACGTGATCCTCGGAAGCCGGCTCCCCATCCGGCACGTCGGCCAACAGGGCTTGGCCAGCTTCGGTCACAGCTTCCACGAGATAGCCGTCGGCACACTCGGTCATGAGCACGTCCAGAGCGCTGCGGTCAAAAGGCCCCAATCCCACGGATGTGCAAAAGCAGGTGCTGCAGGGTTCATGGCAGCCCAAGCCCACGAGAACAGTGGACTGACGGCGTTTCTGCCACCACGGATCCACGTACTGATCGGTGATGAAATTGACATCCACCAATTGAAAGGCCTTGGCGTCGCAGGGGCGAATACCCCACACCACGCGAGGCCCCAAGGCTTTGGGAATCTCTTCCAAAATCCCTTCCTTGGGGTCCCCCTTTTTCAGGGTGTACGCAAACATGGCTTCCGCCGGAGGATGCATCAATTCCTTGGGAGAAAGCCGCGTGTTTTGATAGGTCAGATCCACGTGGTGGGGACGGTTCACGAGCCGAAACCGATGAGCGTCACCTTCCTTGACCGGCGCAAAGACTTGAGCCCTGTCCATGATGCGGCCGATGACAAGGGGCATTTTTTCCTTGGGCACGTAGATTGTCAGCATGGATTCATCCTCTGTCGCGTTGGTTCTCGGCTGATGCGGCTTCGCGTCTGGATCATTTGATAAAGTCCTGCGGGTCGTCCGGTCTGTAAGTATCCAACGGCGGCCGCCCTTCCACAACCAGGCCGGCCTCATAGCCATACAGGGCCTTCACATCCTTTTCCAGCTTCTTGGTCAATTGGCGAACCGGTATATTCATGGGGCAGGCCCTTTCGCAGGCGCCGCAGTCCGTGCATCGTCCGGCCAGGTGAAACGCGCGCAGCAGATGAAACGTGCGAGTGTCCGTGGCGTCCAGGGTCTTGCCCACCCATTGAGGCCGGGATTCGTCCACGAAACAGGTGGGGCAGTAACACATGGGGCAGGCATTGCGGCACGCATAGCAGCGAATGCACGGCGCCAGAAGATCTTCAAAGTGGCGCCATCGCTCTTCGGGAGTCATGGCCTCCACGCGGCGCACGTCCTCATAGCGGTCCACATCGCTCTGTTCCGGCACTTCCTCCCCGAGAAGTTCATCGTAAAGGACGGGGTTGCGATGCGTGCAGATGCGGCAATTTTCCTGAAGAAATTCCTGCCGAGGCAACACCTCGTCAAAACCTTTGCCCGACACCTGCAGTTGGGAGCCGTTTTCCGTCACCTGCACAGGCTCCCGCCCTTGCAGAAAAGCCCACACCTTGCGCCGATCCACCATGCCGTGGCACGGTGCGCCCAGGATATAGATCTGCTGTCTTTGGAATTGATTTTCTTGGATTTGTAAGACGATATTTCGACTGTCACATCCCTTGGCCACCACGGCCACACGGTCTTTGCGCTTGACCAGGTAATTGGCGAGATTGACGCCGCAAAAGCTGTTCCACACCAGTTGGTTGACCTGGTCAACGTGGCGAATGAAAACGGGCTCGCTCATCATGGGGATCGTGCCTTGACGGAAGCCGATCACACCGTCCACTTTTTTCTCCGCAAGAAGCCGTTGGGCCGCCTCTCGAATCTTCTTCGTATACGCCTCCATCTATCCCACCTCAGCTTGACAGGCCGCATTCACCGGCGCCTCGACATCATCCCACATCGGTTTTGTCTTGATAAAATGCCTGGCCGGACCCACGGACCGCACGGCTTCCACCACCTCTCGAGCCGTCTCCGCAAACTTGGACGCCTCTGCCGAAGAAATCCACGAAAAGTGAAGGCGTCCCGGTTCAATGCCCGTGTATTCCAGGAAGTTCTTGAGCAAAGCGAACTTGCGCCGCGCATAATAGTTGCCTTCGATGTAGTGGCAATCGCCCGGATGGCAACCGGACACCCACACACCATCGGCACCGTGGCGCAGCGCGGCCAGAATAAATTTGGGATTGATGCGGCCGCTGCACGGCACGCGAATCACTCGAATGTTCGCAGGATACGGCAACCGGCTGACACCGGCCAGATCCGCCGCGCCGTAGGAGCACCAGTTACACAGAAATGCTATGATTTTGGGTTCCCAGGAATTCATCGCTTTCGCTCCCAGCATGGTCTTTTAGAGGCTGTCGATCATGGTCAGGATTTGCGCATCATCGAACCCTTGAAGCTGAATAGCTCCGGAGCGGCACGACGCCACACACAAGCCGCATCCTTTACAGAGGGCCGGATTGATCTCCGCCACGCCGCGCTCATTGAACCGAGGCGCCGAATAAGGACAAATGGCCACACAGGTGCCGCACGCACTGCACAAGAACGGATTGGTTCGAGCTACCGTTCCCGGAAAGTGAATCCGGTCCCGGGCCAAAAGGGTTGCCGCTCGCGCCGCCGCGGCCTGGGCTTGCGCAATGCTTTCCTCCAATGGCTTCGGATAATGAGCGAGGCCGCAGAGGAACACGCCGTCCGTGGCGAAATCCACCGGGCGCAGCTTGGCGTGGGCTTCAATGAGAAAGCCGTCTTCGTTCATGGGCACTTTAAAGAGCTGGGCCAGAGCCTCATCGGCGTTGGGCACGATGGCCGTGGCCAAGGTGACCACATCGGCCGGCAACACCACGGGGCGTCGCAAAATGTGGTCGGTGACCGTAACGGTCAGACGGCCGTCGGCCTGCACCACCTTGGGTTTGTCCTCCAAAGAGTACCGAATGAACAGAACCCCCGCTCGCCGTGCCTCCTGATAGAGGCGCTCCCGCTCCCCGTAGGTTCGAATGTCCCGATACAGGACGTAGACCTCCGCGTCGGGGTTGCGCTTCTTGATTTCCAAGGCGCTCTGGATGGTGTGGGTGCAGCACACGCGACTGCAATAGGGCCTCTGGGGCTCCCGGCTGCCCACACATTGAATGAAGACCACAGACTGAGCCTTTTCAATCGCCGGATCCTGCGCGCGCAGCTTTTGATCCAGTTCCAGGTGGGTGAGCACCCTTGAATCCTGTCCGTATAAATACTCGTCGGGCTTGAATTCCCGACCGCCCGTGGCGATGACCGCCACGCCGTGTTCCACCGTGACGGGTTCCGCGCCATTTTGGATCACCGATTTAAAGTTGCCCACAAAACCGTCCACGTGGGTCAGCCGCGCCTGCAGATGGACCGTGATGTTGGGGTGTTGGAGAACGCGTTGCTGCAGCTGCGCGACATGTTTCTGAATGTCTTCGCCGCGCCACGTGTGGTTCAGATTCAGAGCCTGACCACCCAGCTGCGCTCCACTTTCCACCAGATCCACGGGGTAGCCCTGATCGGCCAAACTCAAGGCCGCCGTCATTCCTGAAACGCCGCCCCCGAGCACCAAAGCGCGCCGTGTGACGGACAGTTCTGGCTCCGACAGCGGCTCCAAAAGGGCCACCTTGGCCACGGCCATGCGCACCAGATCTTTGGCCTTTTCCGTGGCCAGAGCCGGATCCATGCTGTGCACCCATGAATCGTGGTTGCGAATGTTAGCCATTTCAAACAAATACTTGTTCAACCCGGCATCGGCCATGGTTTCCTGAAACAACGGCTCATGTGTCCTGGGCGTGCAGGCCGCCACCACAATGCGGTTCAACTGGTGTTCGCGAATGACCTTTTTCATGACTTCCTGCGTGTCCTGCGAACACGTGTAGAGGTTGTCTGCGACGTACTCGACATACGGCAGGGACTTGGCGTATTCGGCCACGGCCTTCACATCCACCACGCCGGCAATGTTGATGCCGCAATGGCATACAAAGACGCCGATGCGAGGAGGTTCTCCGTAGACGTCGCGTTGAGCTGGAATTTCCTTTTCCTTGACCAGCGTGCCGCGCACCGCTCCCAAAAGCCTTCCCGCGGCCGCCGCCGCCGCACTGGCCTCCATGACCGATTGGGGTATGTCTTTGGGGCCTTGAAAAGCCCCGCACACAAAGACACCGGGTCGGGAACCGGCCACGGGGTCAAAGGAAGAGTGTTCGGCGAAAAGATCCTCGTTGAGTCGAACGTTCAGCCGGTCGGCCAAAGTCTTGGCGTGCGCGGGCGTCTGCAGCCCCACGGACAACACCACCAGATCAAAGACTTCTGAGACCACCCGGCCGTCTTCCGTGACGTAACGGACTTCCACGTCCCCGCCACTGCCCGGCACTTCTTCCAAGCTGTGGACACGGGAGCGAATGAAGCGCACCCCGTGCTCTTCCATAGCTCGGTTGTAGTACCTCTCAAAGTCTTTGCCGTGCGTGCGCATGTCCATGTAAAAAATGGCCGCCTCCAGATCTTTGCCCACATGCTCCTTGGCGATGACCGCTTCCTTGATGGCGTACATGCAGCAGACGGCCGAACAGTACGCATGGTCGCAGTGGTGAATGTCTCGGGATCCAACGCACTGCAGCCACGCGATCTTTTTGGGTTCCTTGTGGTCCGACGGCCTCACCACATGGCCCATGGTGGGACCCGAGGCCGAAAGAAGCCGCTCGAATTCCATGGCCGTCATCACGTTGGCCAGCCGCTTATAGCCGTACGTGTCATAGAGGCTGGGATCAAACGGTTCAAAACCGGGCGCCAAAATCACCGCCCCCACCTGAAGCTCTCGAACCCTTTCTTGGTCCTCATGCACCACGGCGTTGGCCAAACAGGCGTCCACGCAGCGGTAACATTCCGAACAAACGCCGCAGTTCAGGCACCGTTGCGCTTCGCGGCGCACCTGCTCTTCGCTGAAACCCAACTGCACTTCGTTGAAATTGCCCCGCCGCTCCTCGGGACTCAGCCGCGGCATGCGCTCTCGAGGCATGCGATCGTAGCCTTCCGTCGGCACATCCTGCACCGCTTCCCAGCGCTTTTCGCGCCCCTTCTTCAAATCCTCACCGCGCAAAAACCGATCAATGGAAATGGCCGCCTCTTTCCCCGCCGCAATGGCTTCAATGACCGTGCGCGGCCCCGTCACCGCATCGCCTCCGGCAAAAATGTCCGGATCGTCCGACTGCAAGGTCACCGGATCCACCTTGAGGGTTCGCCAGTCACTGAGCGAGCAGGCACATTCCGGCGTCAGACACGCCCAGTCCGTCTCCTGGCCGATGGCCGCAATCACCGCATCCACTTCCAGAATAAAGTTGGATCCCGGAATCGCTACAGGTCGGCGCCTTCCGCTGGCATCCGGTTCTCCAAGGGCCATCTTGACACATTCGATGCCCTTGACCTTGCCGTCTTCCCCAAGGATCCGCACGGGATTGGTGAGGGTGAGAATCTCGATGCCTTCCTCGCGGCACTCCTCGATCTCTTCCTCATTGGCCGGCATCTCCGCTACGCTTCGTCGATAAACAATAAAGGGCTTCGTGGATCCCGTGCGCAAAGCCGTGCGCACACAGTCCATGGCCACGTTCCCGCCACCCACAACCGCCACGCGGTCGCCCAAATAGATGCGTTCCCCCAGGTTCACGTCCCGCAGGAACCGCACGCCCGGAATCACCCCTTCCAGATCCTCACCCTCGATGCCCAGCTTCTTGCACTCATGCGCTCCAATGCCGATAAAAAACGCCTTGTAGCCCTGCTCGCGCAGCTGCCCGATGGTGATATCCTTGCCGATCTCCACGCCGGTTTTAAATTCCACCCCCATCTCGCGAATGACCTGGATTTCCGCTTCAACGATCTCCCGAGGCAGCCGGTAGGACGGAATGCCCACCGTCAGCATGCCCCCGAGAACCGGCAGCTTTTCAAACACCGTCACCCCATAGCCTTCCTGAGCCAGGTAATAGGCGCAGGTCAACCCCGCAGGGCCGGATCCAATAATGGCCACCTTTTCGTCCCGCTTCACCTTAATGTCCGGCACAAACCGGGTTTCGGCTTTGAGATCCAAATCGGCGATGTAGCGCTTGATAAAATCAATGGCCACCGGCTCATCCACCGTGCCTCGCCGACACGCCGTCTCACAAGGATGGTGGCACACCCGGCCGCAAATGGCCGGAAGCGGATTGTCCTTCTTGATGAGTTCCAAAGCCTCGCGATACCGGCCCTGGGCCGCCAGAGCCACGTAGCCCTGAACCGAAATGTGCGCCGGACAGGTGGCTTTGCACGGAGACGTTCCGCGCTTTTCAATGGCAAAAGCCCCAGGTACCGCTTGAGCGTACCGGCGGTACGCCGCCCGCCGCTCGCTCAAACCCATGTCATACTCGTTTTTCAAGCCCACAGGACACACCCGAGCGCATTCCCCGCAGCCCGTGCATTTGTCCACATCAATGAAACGCGGCTTCTGCCGTATTTTCACCCGAAAATTCCCGGGCTCCCCCTCCAGGGCTTCC
Proteins encoded in this region:
- the acs gene encoding acetate--CoA ligase alpha subunit, with amino-acid sequence MERLDAIFSPKSVAVVGASTVPGKVGHDLFANILRGGYTGILYPVNPAARSVLSVKAYPTLKDIPDPVELAILVVPPKAALAVVDEAAQKGVKAVVIVSAGFREVGPEGRAIEESIAARCREAGMRLVGPNCLGVINPHPSVRMNASFSNRMPAPGHISFISQSGALCTSVLDFAAERDFGFSKFISIGNKADVDELDLLRYLHQDEDTQVIMIYLEELRRGPEFIQEVKEITSGDRPTPVLVIKSGRTVAGAQAAASHTGSLAGSEAVYEAIFKQAGILRVDSIEELFNFAGAFARKKTPLGNKVAIVTNAGGPGIVATDMTISSGLELARFREETVEALQSHLPATANLHNPVDVIGDATQDRYEKALEAVIKDQGVDGALVILTPQSMTNALETAKAIVKIDQRTQKPILCCFMGIFDVSAGVKVLQEHGLPVYRFPEHAAKAFGALYRYSSWLNRQKLAQFSLQHDKEKARLIIEAALQQNRMALTEWEGAELVRCYGFQTLPSFVASTREEAVDYAASLTFPVAMKIVSPQILHKSDAKGVRLNLASPREVAEAFDTIVANAKAYNPEAEILGVLVQKMAPSGDEVILGMTRYPVFGPLLMFGLGGIFVEVFKDVEFRMAPIGRNEARRMIRGIRGYDLLKGVRGRPEADTGVLERYLVSLSNLVLDHPEIKELDMNPVLVHPKGSGATVADVRVILEPVKGL
- a CDS encoding secondary thiamine-phosphate synthase enzyme YjbQ, with translation MKRWSFQVKTSARSDAVDVTALVAEKVRESGIEDGICCVYVPHTTAGVTINEGADPAVMEDVLRTLDRLIPWKADYKHMEGNAAAHIKTTLTGSSVTVLVERGRLLLGTWQRIFLCDYDGPRTRTVQVVMQASRLTS
- a CDS encoding (Fe-S)-binding protein, encoding MEPLLLTKRERRKLASQYAELCLTCGTCAGGCPVTGVDGLDVRKVVRLAVLGLDQEVVDSKFPWVCTLCGRCEHACPMNIDLLKLLRSARAMRERDKVPGVLHKGVEMCLKTGNNVGIPEEDFRYLLEDLAAELAEELPGFEVPIDKKGAKYLFTINSKEPFAEPEDMMFWWRILYAANESWTVASKNWEGVNWGLFTGDDAAMKEIVGRIVQNYKELECEYLVLPEUGHAYYATRLGLQMWFADEGVKFVSVHDLLKQYLEEGRIKVDKSIHHELTTYHDPCNYGRKSERAFGHGYYEEPRWVVQQCCENFVEMYPNRANNFCCGAGGGAWASPYVEERIFYGRVKAKQIKDTGAKLLIAPCHNCRDQIMKSLRKEYDFMDVEVKYLWELVADSLIIEPREEAQERE
- a CDS encoding FAD/NAD(P)-binding protein produces the protein MKNPYLPYPVKIQEIITETQDRNLKTFKLAFLNPEDAASFDYRPGQFAELSVAGQGEVPIGIASSPTEKGLLMFTVNRVGRVTSYLHNMKPGDVMGVRGPLGNWYPWDEMKGQNVVIIGGGFAFTTLRSSIVWMLDPAHRGDYGEITVVYGARNPGMLLYKDELVAWEKRDDITMHLTVDATDDPQWKYNVGFVPAVTKEKAPSADNAYAIVCGPPIMIKFTLPVLADLGFPPDRIFTSLEMRMKCGIGMCGRCNIGTEYVCKDGPVFSMEKLASLPNEY
- a CDS encoding 4Fe-4S dicluster domain-containing protein, giving the protein MLTIYVPKEKMPLVIGRIMDRAQVFAPVKEGDAHRFRLVNRPHHVDLTYQNTRLSPKELMHPPAEAMFAYTLKKGDPKEGILEEIPKALGPRVVWGIRPCDAKAFQLVDVNFITDQYVDPWWQKRRQSTVLVGLGCHEPCSTCFCTSVGLGPFDRSALDVLMTECADGYLVEAVTEAGQALLADVPDGEPASEDHVSQARSIAEKAEKSLPRLFLTDPLRDKATNELFNAAFWEEVQFACINCGTCTFLCPTCWCFDIQDEVHRDEGVRVRLWDSCMFPLFTLHGSGHNPRNQKLQRVRQRFMHKFKYYVDKYGNGPACVGCGRCVQYCPVNIDIRRVASMMTASCVCPTT
- a CDS encoding 4Fe-4S dicluster domain-containing protein, whose protein sequence is MEAYTKKIREAAQRLLAEKKVDGVIGFRQGTIPMMSEPVFIRHVDQVNQLVWNSFCGVNLANYLVKRKDRVAVVAKGCDSRNIVLQIQENQFQRQQIYILGAPCHGMVDRRKVWAFLQGREPVQVTENGSQLQVSGKGFDEVLPRQEFLQENCRICTHRNPVLYDELLGEEVPEQSDVDRYEDVRRVEAMTPEERWRHFEDLLAPCIRCYACRNACPMCYCPTCFVDESRPQWVGKTLDATDTRTFHLLRAFHLAGRCTDCGACERACPMNIPVRQLTKKLEKDVKALYGYEAGLVVEGRPPLDTYRPDDPQDFIK
- a CDS encoding hydrogenase iron-sulfur subunit produces the protein MNSWEPKIIAFLCNWCSYGAADLAGVSRLPYPANIRVIRVPCSGRINPKFILAALRHGADGVWVSGCHPGDCHYIEGNYYARRKFALLKNFLEYTGIEPGRLHFSWISSAEASKFAETAREVVEAVRSVGPARHFIKTKPMWDDVEAPVNAACQAEVG